Proteins encoded together in one Micromonospora kangleipakensis window:
- a CDS encoding NAD(P)H-binding protein, producing MRVVIAGGHGKIAKLLERDLAGRGDSAVGLIRNPDHAAVLRAAGAEPVVCDLEHSDVDTVAGHLTGADAVVFAAGAGPGSGAARKDTVDRAAAVLLADAAARAGVRRYLLVSSMGVEQPPAPGTDEVWAAYLQAKKAAEEEVTGRDLDVTVLRPGRLTDDGPAGRIRLDRHVEPGAVSRADVAHVLLALLDDPATTGLTLELVGGNTPIGEAVRAVTAR from the coding sequence ATGCGCGTCGTCATCGCCGGAGGCCACGGCAAGATCGCCAAGCTGCTGGAACGGGACCTGGCCGGGCGCGGTGACAGCGCCGTCGGCCTGATCCGCAACCCCGACCACGCCGCGGTGCTGCGCGCCGCCGGGGCGGAACCGGTCGTCTGCGACCTGGAACACAGCGACGTCGACACCGTCGCCGGGCACCTGACCGGCGCCGACGCGGTGGTCTTCGCCGCCGGCGCCGGCCCGGGCAGCGGCGCCGCCCGCAAGGACACCGTCGACCGGGCCGCCGCCGTGCTGCTCGCCGACGCCGCCGCCCGCGCCGGGGTCCGCCGCTACCTGCTGGTCTCCTCGATGGGCGTGGAGCAGCCGCCCGCGCCGGGCACCGACGAGGTGTGGGCGGCGTACCTGCAGGCCAAGAAGGCCGCCGAGGAGGAGGTGACCGGGCGGGACCTCGACGTGACCGTGCTGCGCCCGGGCCGGCTCACCGACGACGGACCCGCCGGCCGGATCCGGCTGGACCGGCACGTCGAACCCGGCGCGGTCAGCCGCGCCGACGTCGCCCACGTGCTGCTCGCCCTCCTCGACGACCCGGCCACGACCGGGCT
- a CDS encoding NAD-dependent protein deacetylase, giving the protein MTETLDALARLVGAGEVVVLSGAGLSTESGIPDYRGPSGVARRHTPMTYQAFTRDPDARRRYWARSHLGWRTIARAAPNAGHRAVARLQRAGLVTDVITQNVDGLHTAAGSGAVVELHGRLDEVVCLDCGNLTSREELDRRLREANPGFDAHVAAVNPDGDVELPDEAVTGFRTVDCGICGTGMLKPDVVFFGEAVPAARVADCFSRVERARALLVLGSSLTVMSGRRFVIRAAKLGIPVAIANQGPTRGDDYAALTVDAPLGRLLPALADRLGAGPAGDATSGAVPAGAAPAAR; this is encoded by the coding sequence GTGACGGAGACGTTGGACGCGTTGGCCCGGCTGGTGGGCGCCGGTGAGGTCGTGGTGCTCAGCGGGGCCGGGTTGTCCACCGAGTCGGGAATCCCGGACTACCGGGGCCCCAGCGGCGTGGCCCGCCGGCACACCCCGATGACCTACCAGGCGTTCACCCGCGACCCCGACGCGCGGCGGCGCTACTGGGCGCGCAGCCACCTGGGCTGGCGCACCATCGCCCGGGCGGCGCCGAACGCCGGGCACCGGGCGGTGGCGCGGCTGCAACGCGCCGGCCTGGTCACCGACGTGATCACCCAGAACGTGGACGGGCTGCACACCGCCGCCGGCAGCGGCGCGGTGGTGGAGCTGCACGGCCGCCTCGACGAGGTGGTCTGCCTCGACTGCGGCAACCTGACCTCCCGGGAGGAGCTGGACCGGCGGCTGCGGGAGGCCAACCCGGGCTTCGACGCGCACGTCGCCGCGGTCAACCCCGACGGCGACGTGGAGCTGCCCGACGAGGCGGTGACCGGGTTCCGCACGGTCGACTGCGGCATCTGCGGCACCGGCATGCTCAAACCGGACGTGGTGTTCTTCGGCGAGGCCGTGCCCGCCGCCCGGGTCGCCGACTGCTTCTCCCGGGTCGAGCGGGCCCGCGCGCTGCTGGTGCTCGGCTCGTCGTTGACAGTGATGTCGGGCCGGCGGTTCGTCATCCGGGCGGCGAAGCTCGGCATCCCGGTGGCCATCGCCAACCAGGGCCCCACCCGCGGTGACGACTACGCGGCGTTGACCGTCGACGCGCCGCTGGGGCGGCTGCTGCCCGCGCTGGCCGACCGGCTGGGCGCCGGCCCCGCCGGGGACGCCACCTCGGGCGCGGTGCCGGCGGGAGCGGCCCCGGCCGCCCGCTGA
- the gcvP gene encoding aminomethyl-transferring glycine dehydrogenase: protein MTAEQFADRHIGPDPDDERRMLETVGYDSVDELMDAAIPEVIRWHGTLDLPAPASEREAIAELRALAARNTVAVSMIGLGYHGTHTPAVIRRNVLESPAWYTAYTPYQPEISQGRLEALLNFQSMVSELTALPVANASMLDEGTAAAEAMTLARRAGRSKSPVYVVDADTLPQTIAVITSRAEPLGIDVRVLDLGVDELPAEFFGLHLQYPGASGAVRDHAGLVEAAHAVGALVTVAADLLALTLLRPPGEIGVDIAAGTTQRFGVPMGFGGPHAGYLAVRAGLERMLPGRLVGVSRDADGNPAYRLALQTREQHIRREKATSNICTAQVLLAVMAGMYAVYHGPDGLRAIARRTHDMAARLAAGLRAVDGVEVVHDAFFDTVLARVPGRAEAVVADAAGRGVNLRLVDGDHVGISCDETTTAAHLRKVWDAFGVPAFDGAGGDALPDDLRRSSDFLTHPVFRSHHSETAMLRYLRRLSDFDYALDRGMIPLGSCTMKLNATTEMEAITWPEFAHLHPFAPESQTAGYRELIGQLEAWLAEVTGYDAVSVQPNAGSQGELAGLLAIRAYHRDRGEGHRDVCLIPSSAHGTNAASAVMAGMRVVVVACDADGNVDLVDLDAKIDKHRNALAAIMVTYPSTHGVYETGIAQLCAKVHDAGGQVYVDGANLNALVGFAKPGKFGADVSHLNLHKTFCIPHGGGGPGVGPVAVRAHLAPFLPGDPSGAHVDSRPAISAARYGSAGILPIPWAYLRMMGAEGLTRATGVAVLAANYVAARLRNHFPVLYAGNKGLVAHECILDLRPLTKATGVSVDDVAKRLIDYGFHAPTMSFPVAGTLMVEPTESEDLAELDRFCDAMIAIRAEIDKVGSGEWPAGDNPLANAPHTAAMVSGDEWSHPYPRSVGAYPGTVDRMAKYWPPVRRIDGAYGDRNLVCSCPSPEAFES from the coding sequence ATGACCGCTGAGCAGTTCGCCGACCGTCACATCGGCCCGGACCCGGACGACGAACGCCGCATGCTGGAGACCGTCGGCTACGACTCGGTCGACGAGCTGATGGACGCGGCGATCCCCGAGGTGATCCGCTGGCACGGCACCCTCGACCTGCCCGCCCCGGCCAGCGAGCGGGAGGCGATCGCCGAGCTGCGCGCCCTGGCCGCCCGCAACACCGTCGCCGTCTCGATGATCGGGCTGGGCTACCACGGCACCCACACCCCGGCGGTGATCCGCCGCAACGTGCTGGAGAGCCCGGCCTGGTACACCGCGTACACGCCGTACCAGCCGGAGATCAGCCAGGGCCGGCTGGAGGCGCTGCTGAACTTCCAGAGCATGGTGTCCGAGCTGACTGCGCTGCCAGTCGCGAACGCCTCCATGCTCGACGAGGGCACCGCCGCGGCCGAGGCGATGACCCTCGCCCGCCGCGCCGGCAGAAGCAAGAGCCCGGTGTACGTCGTCGACGCCGACACCCTGCCGCAGACGATCGCGGTGATCACCAGCCGGGCCGAACCGCTCGGCATCGACGTGCGGGTGCTCGACCTGGGCGTCGACGAGCTGCCGGCCGAGTTCTTCGGCCTGCACCTGCAGTACCCGGGCGCGTCCGGGGCGGTCCGCGACCACGCCGGACTGGTCGAGGCCGCGCATGCCGTCGGGGCGCTGGTCACCGTGGCCGCGGACCTGCTGGCCCTGACGCTGCTGCGCCCGCCGGGGGAGATCGGCGTCGACATCGCCGCCGGAACCACCCAGCGGTTCGGCGTACCGATGGGCTTCGGTGGGCCGCACGCCGGCTACCTGGCGGTACGGGCGGGCCTGGAGCGGATGCTGCCCGGCCGCCTGGTCGGGGTGTCCCGCGACGCGGACGGCAACCCCGCCTACCGGCTGGCGTTGCAGACCCGCGAGCAGCACATCCGGCGGGAGAAGGCGACCAGCAACATCTGCACCGCCCAGGTGCTGCTCGCGGTGATGGCCGGCATGTACGCCGTCTACCACGGCCCGGACGGGCTGCGGGCCATCGCCCGGCGCACCCACGACATGGCGGCGCGGCTCGCCGCCGGGTTGCGGGCTGTCGACGGCGTCGAGGTCGTGCACGACGCGTTCTTCGACACCGTCCTGGCGCGGGTCCCCGGCCGCGCCGAAGCGGTCGTCGCCGACGCCGCCGGGCGCGGGGTGAACCTGCGGCTGGTCGACGGCGACCACGTCGGCATCTCCTGCGACGAGACCACCACCGCGGCGCACCTGCGGAAGGTGTGGGACGCGTTCGGGGTGCCCGCCTTCGACGGCGCCGGCGGTGACGCGCTGCCGGACGATCTTCGTCGCAGCTCGGACTTCCTCACCCACCCGGTGTTCCGCAGCCACCACTCGGAGACGGCGATGCTGCGCTACCTGCGGCGGCTGTCGGACTTCGACTACGCCCTGGACCGGGGCATGATCCCGCTCGGGTCGTGCACCATGAAGCTCAACGCCACCACCGAGATGGAGGCGATCACCTGGCCGGAGTTCGCGCACCTGCACCCGTTCGCGCCGGAGTCGCAGACCGCCGGGTACCGGGAGCTGATCGGGCAGCTGGAGGCGTGGCTGGCGGAGGTGACCGGCTACGACGCGGTCAGCGTGCAGCCCAACGCCGGGTCGCAGGGTGAGCTGGCCGGGCTGCTGGCCATCCGGGCGTACCACCGGGACCGGGGCGAGGGGCACCGGGACGTGTGCCTGATCCCGTCGTCGGCGCACGGCACCAACGCGGCGTCCGCGGTGATGGCCGGCATGCGGGTGGTCGTGGTGGCCTGCGACGCCGACGGCAACGTCGACCTGGTCGACCTCGACGCGAAGATCGACAAGCATCGGAACGCCCTCGCCGCGATCATGGTGACGTACCCGTCCACGCACGGGGTGTACGAGACGGGCATCGCGCAGCTCTGCGCGAAGGTCCACGACGCCGGCGGCCAGGTGTACGTCGACGGGGCGAACCTCAACGCGCTGGTCGGATTCGCCAAGCCCGGCAAGTTCGGCGCGGACGTGTCGCACCTGAACCTGCACAAGACGTTCTGCATCCCGCACGGCGGCGGCGGCCCGGGCGTCGGCCCGGTGGCGGTCCGCGCGCACCTGGCGCCGTTCCTGCCCGGTGACCCGTCCGGCGCGCACGTCGACAGCCGGCCGGCGATCTCCGCGGCCCGGTACGGGTCGGCGGGGATCCTGCCGATCCCGTGGGCGTACCTGCGGATGATGGGCGCCGAGGGGCTGACCCGGGCGACCGGGGTGGCGGTGCTGGCCGCGAACTACGTGGCGGCCCGGCTGCGCAACCACTTCCCGGTGCTGTACGCCGGCAACAAGGGCCTGGTGGCGCACGAGTGCATCCTCGACCTGCGGCCGCTGACCAAGGCGACCGGGGTCAGCGTCGACGACGTGGCCAAGCGGCTCATCGACTACGGCTTCCACGCCCCGACGATGTCGTTCCCGGTGGCGGGGACGCTGATGGTGGAGCCGACCGAGAGCGAGGACCTGGCCGAGCTGGACCGGTTCTGCGACGCGATGATCGCCATCCGGGCGGAGATCGACAAGGTGGGCTCGGGGGAGTGGCCGGCGGGGGACAACCCCCTGGCGAACGCGCCGCACACCGCGGCGATGGTCTCCGGCGACGAGTGGTCGCACCCGTATCCGCGGTCGGTGGGCGCGTACCCCGGGACGGTCGACCGGATGGCGAAGTACTGGCCGCCGGTGCGGCGGATCGACGGGGCGTACGGCGACCGGAACCTGGTCTGCTCGTGCCCGTCGCCGGAGGCGTTCGAGAGCTGA
- a CDS encoding DUF5999 family protein, protein MCQHQPTCPSAEATDREAARVIACFREQGWSLLCNGVIVFEDTGELLPDGSTIAPHRGPARHALVA, encoded by the coding sequence ATGTGCCAGCACCAACCCACCTGCCCCTCCGCCGAGGCGACCGACCGTGAAGCCGCCAGGGTCATCGCCTGCTTCCGTGAACAGGGCTGGAGCCTGCTCTGCAACGGTGTCATCGTCTTCGAGGACACCGGTGAACTGCTCCCCGACGGCAGCACCATCGCCCCTCACCGCGGTCCCGCCCGGCACGCCCTCGTCGCCTAA
- a CDS encoding chorismate-binding protein — protein MRKNEPTGVEALPQALISVPGTPDDCRGRLVERDRLEWRCGDGGDPAALAQEFLTGHGVAVADLGRPARHDPDGVCGAALYLSAAAGALLAGGAPAAATPVPALPDLVVVVYTHTDRHRPPEAHQAATPAAGLGTLAGPATAARRPDPAQRWWLGRWRESWTPGQHADAVEAVRAAIGRGDVYQVNLVGHAAAPYAGDPLPALARLGALPGARYGGTLSGLDWAIGCASPETLVEVDGGRLVTRPIKGTRPATAAGRRELLASAKERAEHVMIVDLERNDLARVARTGSVRVDELFAVRRWCDLWQAESTVSAAAADGLGLAELLRAVCPGGSVTGAPKLAALDRIAALEPVGRGASMGAFGWVGSGRIDLGLTIRTAAADADRLHVWAGGGITWGSDPAAEVAEAAAKAAPVRALLAAG, from the coding sequence ATGAGGAAGAATGAGCCAACCGGCGTGGAAGCGCTCCCACAGGCGCTGATCTCCGTGCCCGGAACGCCGGACGACTGCCGCGGCCGGCTCGTCGAGCGGGACCGGCTGGAATGGCGCTGCGGGGACGGCGGCGACCCGGCCGCGCTGGCGCAGGAGTTCCTCACCGGCCACGGCGTCGCCGTCGCCGACCTGGGCCGCCCGGCCCGCCACGACCCGGACGGGGTCTGCGGCGCCGCCCTGTACCTCTCCGCCGCCGCCGGTGCGCTGCTGGCCGGCGGCGCGCCCGCGGCGGCCACCCCCGTGCCGGCACTGCCCGACCTGGTGGTCGTCGTCTACACCCACACCGACCGGCACCGGCCGCCCGAGGCCCACCAGGCCGCCACGCCGGCCGCGGGGCTAGGCACGCTGGCCGGGCCGGCGACGGCCGCCCGGCGGCCCGACCCGGCGCAGCGGTGGTGGCTGGGGCGGTGGCGGGAGAGCTGGACCCCTGGCCAGCACGCCGACGCCGTCGAGGCGGTCCGCGCCGCCATCGGCCGGGGCGACGTCTACCAGGTCAACCTGGTCGGGCACGCCGCCGCGCCGTACGCCGGCGACCCGCTGCCCGCCCTGGCCCGACTCGGCGCGCTGCCCGGCGCCCGCTACGGCGGCACGCTGTCGGGCCTGGACTGGGCGATCGGCTGCGCCTCCCCGGAGACCCTGGTCGAGGTCGACGGCGGACGGCTGGTGACCCGGCCGATCAAGGGCACCCGACCGGCCACCGCGGCCGGCCGGCGGGAGCTGCTCGCCTCGGCCAAGGAACGCGCCGAGCACGTGATGATCGTCGACCTGGAGCGCAACGACCTGGCCCGGGTGGCCCGTACCGGTTCGGTGCGGGTCGACGAGCTGTTCGCCGTACGGCGGTGGTGCGATCTGTGGCAGGCGGAGTCGACGGTGTCGGCGGCGGCCGCCGACGGCCTGGGCCTGGCGGAGCTGCTGCGGGCGGTCTGCCCGGGCGGGTCGGTGACCGGGGCGCCGAAGCTCGCCGCGCTGGACCGGATCGCGGCCCTGGAGCCGGTCGGTCGGGGGGCCAGCATGGGCGCGTTCGGCTGGGTGGGTTCCGGCCGGATCGACCTGGGTCTGACCATCCGCACCGCCGCCGCGGACGCCGACCGGCTGCACGTGTGGGCCGGCGGCGGCATCACCTGGGGCAGCGACCCGGCGGCGGAGGTCGCCGAGGCGGCGGCGAAGGCCGCCCCGGTGCGCGCCCTGCTCGCCGCCGGCTGA